A section of the Bacillus sp. HSf4 genome encodes:
- a CDS encoding GerAB/ArcD/ProY family transporter gives MEKAKISASQLFVLIILFELSSSLLIFPGQSAEQDAWLAILFGTVGGLALFLMHHYFYQVNPDMTPYDTVMQMFGKPIGWTISFLYIIYYSYIAARVLRDFGEMLLTSAYPNTPIVFANGLLIAVCIYTVRKGIEVLARAGELLFGIMFVIAVAGFLLIVFSGLIDPRQLLPILGDGIKPMLNAALTETLYFPFGEIIVFTLIMPYISEPKKVKKAGLWAIAISGAVLSLNVAMNISVLGVDLNMRFRFPLLSTIQTIQVAEFLDRLDVIFMLVLVIGGFFKMSVFMYAVTEGISILFKVKHSSKVVHAVGIVILILSVSIASNISEHVKEGIQFVPLYIHLPMQVIFPAFMCLFVYFKTRKRKKV, from the coding sequence ATGGAAAAAGCAAAAATCAGTGCGAGCCAGCTGTTTGTGCTGATTATTCTGTTTGAACTCAGCAGTTCCCTGCTGATATTCCCCGGCCAGTCTGCAGAGCAGGACGCATGGCTGGCGATTCTGTTTGGAACAGTCGGCGGCCTTGCTCTGTTTTTAATGCATCATTATTTTTATCAGGTCAATCCGGATATGACTCCTTATGATACAGTGATGCAGATGTTTGGAAAGCCGATCGGCTGGACCATTTCATTTCTTTACATTATTTACTACAGCTACATTGCAGCGCGCGTGTTGCGCGATTTTGGCGAAATGCTGCTTACTTCAGCCTATCCGAACACGCCGATCGTTTTTGCAAACGGACTCTTGATTGCGGTTTGCATTTATACCGTCAGAAAGGGGATCGAAGTATTAGCGAGAGCCGGTGAACTGCTGTTTGGCATCATGTTTGTGATCGCGGTCGCAGGCTTTCTTCTGATCGTTTTTTCCGGTTTGATCGATCCGCGCCAGCTGCTGCCCATCCTTGGAGACGGTATCAAACCAATGTTGAATGCCGCGCTGACGGAAACCTTGTATTTTCCGTTTGGAGAGATCATCGTTTTTACGCTCATCATGCCGTACATCAGCGAGCCGAAAAAAGTCAAAAAAGCCGGTTTGTGGGCGATCGCGATCAGCGGAGCTGTTTTGTCCCTCAATGTGGCCATGAACATCAGCGTGCTCGGCGTCGATCTGAATATGCGCTTCCGCTTTCCGCTGCTCAGCACGATCCAAACGATTCAAGTGGCTGAGTTTTTGGATCGGCTTGATGTCATTTTTATGCTTGTTCTCGTCATTGGCGGCTTCTTTAAAATGAGCGTTTTCATGTATGCCGTCACTGAAGGAATCTCCATCTTATTCAAAGTGAAGCATTCGTCAAAAGTCGTTCACGCCGTCGGGATTGTGATATTAATTTTGTCGGTCTCCATAGCCAGCAACATTTCTGAGCATGTCAAAGAAGGAATTCAATTTGTGCCATTATACATACACTTGCCGATGCAAGTGATATTTCCGGCTTTCATGTGCCTTTTTGTGTATTTTAAAACAAGAAAGCGAAAAAAAGTGTAA
- a CDS encoding Ger(x)C family spore germination protein, whose product MKRRLAILFMLAAVSLFLTGCWDKRELTDLSLVSAIGIDKGEKSKYVMSFQIVNPNSAAGGLQGGQGGDRPPVSNYSVAGNNLTEMSRHASTKISRELYYSHTNLVVVDEALAKDEGIIKILDVLDRDTDFRATATIIISHGKKARDLIKALTPIDKIPSNKVNKTLQFTEQDLGEHMKTSVQDVIKCLTSQARHPVIPSFKLVGSTQKAEKMENVQSTAPSATVEADGLAVIKEGKLVDYLNGKTARGVLWIRNKIKRTYITLSLDNEEQSVTYDVIRQKTNVSARLKNNRPAISVHVEVEGDIGEVGVPISLEDPNVLDRIEKRTAKKIKKELQHTIDIVKQHKTDVLQFGDVVYRSYPALWNKIEPEWSNRYFPDLDVDITVNAYVRRTGLRSDPNILNYREGRS is encoded by the coding sequence ATGAAACGTAGGCTGGCCATCTTGTTCATGCTTGCTGCCGTTTCCCTTTTTTTGACGGGCTGCTGGGATAAACGGGAATTGACCGACTTGTCGCTCGTTTCAGCTATCGGTATTGACAAGGGTGAAAAATCGAAATATGTGATGAGCTTTCAGATCGTCAATCCCAATAGCGCCGCCGGCGGACTGCAGGGTGGACAAGGGGGAGACAGGCCGCCCGTATCAAACTATTCGGTCGCCGGGAACAACCTGACGGAAATGAGCCGCCATGCTTCGACGAAAATTTCCAGGGAGCTCTATTATTCCCATACAAACCTTGTTGTCGTCGATGAAGCACTTGCTAAAGATGAAGGGATCATTAAAATACTTGACGTTCTTGACCGTGACACCGATTTTCGCGCAACAGCGACGATTATCATTTCACACGGAAAAAAAGCGAGAGATTTAATCAAGGCGCTGACACCGATCGATAAAATTCCCTCAAACAAAGTGAACAAAACATTGCAATTCACGGAACAGGATCTTGGAGAGCATATGAAGACAAGCGTTCAAGATGTGATCAAATGTTTAACCTCTCAAGCGAGGCATCCGGTCATTCCGTCATTCAAACTGGTGGGCAGCACACAGAAAGCCGAAAAGATGGAAAATGTTCAGTCCACCGCCCCGTCAGCAACGGTTGAAGCCGACGGCTTAGCGGTGATCAAAGAGGGAAAGCTCGTTGATTACCTTAATGGTAAAACCGCAAGAGGCGTTCTGTGGATTCGGAACAAAATAAAACGGACCTATATTACGCTTTCATTAGACAATGAAGAGCAGTCTGTCACTTACGATGTCATTCGCCAGAAGACCAATGTCTCGGCAAGGCTGAAAAACAACCGGCCGGCCATTTCCGTTCATGTAGAAGTGGAGGGGGATATTGGCGAAGTCGGCGTTCCCATCAGCCTGGAAGATCCGAATGTCCTTGATCGAATTGAGAAGCGGACAGCCAAAAAAATAAAAAAGGAACTGCAGCACACGATCGATATCGTCAAACAGCATAAAACTGATGTTCTTCAATTCGGTGATGTCGTCTATCGATCATATCCGGCGCTTTGGAATAAAATCGAGCCCGAGTGGAGCAACCGCTATTTTCCTGATTTGGATGTCGATATTACGGTAAATGCTTATGTGCGCAGAACGGGATTAAGAAGCGACCCGAACATATTGAATTATAGGGAAGGCCGTTCATGA